The Montipora capricornis isolate CH-2021 chromosome 3, ASM3666992v2, whole genome shotgun sequence genome window below encodes:
- the LOC138043217 gene encoding alpha-centractin gives MDQFDVIANQPIVIDNGSGVIKAGFAGDQIPKYHFPNFVGRPKHVRVMAGALEGDIFIGPKAEEHRGLLNIRYPMEHGVVKDWNDMERIWQYIYSKDQLQTFSEEHPVLLTEAPLNPRRNREKAAEIFFETFNVPALFISMQAVLSLYATGRTTGVVLDAGDGVSHSVPIYEGFAMPHSIMRTDIAGRDVTAFLRLLLRKEGFNFHSSSELEIVRSIKERVCYLALDPRKEESIEGERIQYVLPDGSMLEVGPARFRAPELLFRPDLVGEECEGIHEVLAFAIQKSDMDLRRVLYSNIVLSGGSTLFKGFGDRLLSEVKKLAPKDIKIRISAPQERLYSTWIGGSILASLDTFKKMWVSKKEYDDEGSRAIHRKTF, from the exons ATGGATCAGTTTGACGTGATAGCAAATCAACCCATAGTGATCGACAAT GGATCAGGAGTCATCAAGGCTGGTTTTGCTGGAGATCAAATTCCCAAATATCATTTCCCAAACTT TGTTGGTCGCCCCAAACATGTGCGCGTTATGGCTGGTGCCCTTGAGGGTGATATATTCATTGGTCCAAAAGCTGAG GAACACAGAGGTCTCCTAAATATCAGATACCCTATGGAG CATGGTGTTGTAAAAGACTGGAATGATATGGAGAGAATATGGCAG TATATTTATTCCAAAGATCAGCTTCAGACATTTTCAGAGGAG CATCCTGTTTTACTGACAGAAGCTCCACTTAATCCAAGGAGAAACAGAGAAAAAGCAGCAGAG atATTCTTTGAGACGTTCAACGTACCAGCCTTGTTCATATCTATGCAAGCAGTACTAAGTCT ATATGCTACTGGTCGCACTACAGGGGTGGTGTTAGATGCTGGTGATGGGGTGTCTCATTCAGTACCTATCTATGAAGGCTTTGCCATGCCACATTCTATTATGAGGACAGATATTGCCGGCAG AGATGTTACAGCTTTTCTCAGACTCCTTTTAAGGAAAGAAGGATTCAACTTTCATTCGTCTTCAGAACTGGAAATAGTGAGAAGCATCAAGGAG cGTGTTTGTTACCTGGCATTAGACCCACGGAAAGAG GAATCAATTGAAGGCGAAAGAATTCAGTATGTATTACCAGATGGAAGCATGTTGGAG GTTGGCCCTGCACGTTTCAGAGCACCAGAACTGTTATTTAGACCTGATCTGGTTGGTGAAGAGTGTGAAGGAATCCATGAG GTACTAGCATTTGCTATTCAAAAATCAGATATGGATCTCAGACGAGTCCTTTATTCAAATATTGTGCTGTCTGGTGGTTCAACACTGTTCAAAG GATTTGGTGATCGGCTGTTAAGTGAAGTAAAGAAACTTGCACCAAAAGATATCAAGATCAGG ATTTCTGCTCCTCAAGAAAGACTATACTCGACATGGATTGG aGGCTCCATTTTAGCTTCCTTAGACACTTTTAAGAAGATGTGGGTCTCTAAAAAAGAGTATGACGATGAAGGGTCCAGAGCAATTCATCGCAAGACATTCTGA
- the LOC138043218 gene encoding phospholipid phosphatase 4-like codes for MTGKMAGKLSNGSWNLVAEIGARLILFAIFMVLEYTPAFIRIIHEEEMWLYKNPNSEDTISTKLMFVISAVGPCVIFFVLATVRKDNIDGIQAFLAFTLTIGLNGVVTNIIKVLVGRPRPDYFWRCYPNGVIPPTLKCDGNPDDIIEGRKSFPSGHSSFAFSGLGFLSLYLAGKLHCFQSQGRGQGWKLCVALVPVACALAVALTRYSDYRHHWQDITVGAMLGLFFSYLCYRQYYPALNRPHCHMPYCTVTPIKHTEEHDHLLPMIVREIKPVHPIPLKSL; via the exons ATGACCGGCAAGATGGCCGGTAAGCTATCAAATGGTTCATGGAATTTAGTGGCCGAAATAGGAGCACGACTGATCCTTTTCGCTATTTTTAT GGTATTAGAGTATACACCAGCATTTATACGAATCATTCATGAGGAAGAAATGTGGTTATACAAAAATCCAAACTCTGAGGACACTATTTCTACCAAATTGATGTTT gtAATTTCTGCAGTTGGTCCatgtgttattttctttgtacTGGCAACTGTAAGAAAAGATAACATTGATGGTATACAGGCTTTTCTGG CTTTTACATTAACAATTGGACTTAATGGAGTTGTCACAAATataataaaagttcttgtgGGCAG GCCACGACCTGATTACTTTTGGCGTTGTTATCCCAATGGAGTTATTCCCCCAACCTTGAAGTGTGATGGTAATCCAGATGACATTATTGAAGGCAGAAAGAGCTTTCCTAGTGGCCATTCTTCAT TTGCATTCAGTGGCCTAGGATTTTTGTCACTTTATCTGGCTGGGAAATTACACTGCTTCCAGTCACAAGGAAGAGGTCAGGGCTGGAAACTGTGTGTTGCATTGGTGCCAGTAGCATGTGCCCTGGCTGTGGCACTTACTAGATACTCAGATTATCGTCATCATTGGCAAG ATATAACAGTGGGCGCAATGTTGG GCCTGTTCTTTTCGTATCTTTGCTACCGACAGTATTATCCGGCACTCAACAGACCTCACTGCCACATGCCGTACTGCACAGTCACACCAATCAAGCACACTGAAGAACACGATCATCTATTACCAATGATTGTCAGAGAAATCAAACCTGTTCATCCCATCCCGTTAAAGTCATTATGA